The uncultured Mailhella sp. genome segment AATGTAGGTGGACGGCACGCCGTACACGCCGGTGCATTTTTCGTCCTGAATGGCGGCCATGACGCGTTCCGGCGAAAAGGTTTCCGTGATCACCATGGTGGCGCCGTGACTGACGCACGCGAGCACGCCCACCACGCATCCGAGGCAGTGGAAGAGCGGCAGCGGAATGATGACGCGGTCCTGCTCGGTGAGCTCTTCGCGTTCGCCCACGCAGTAGCCGTTGTTGCCTATGCCCACGTGGGTGAGCATGACGCCCTTGGGAAAGCCCGTCGTGCCCGAGGTGTACTGCATGTTGACCACGTCGCAGGGCTTTACCTGCGCCTTGCGCGCCTCGTACTCGGCGTCGGAAATCTCTCCGGCCCGGTTCAGAATGGCGGAAAGCGGCAGCACTCCGGGATGCGGAATGTCCTTGAGGCTCATGACGCGGCGAAGATGCGGGAACTTTTCACAGTGCAGCTCGCCTTCGTGCTGATCCTTCAGGTTGGGAATGACGCGGTAGAGCGCCGAGACGTAATCGTAATCGAGAAAGCCGTCGATGCAGAAAAAGTTTTCGCATTCCGACTGGCGGATGAGATATTCAAGTTCGCTGTCGCGATAGTTGGTGTTCACCGCAAGCAGCGTCGCGCCGATGCGCGCGGCGGCGAACATGAGGGTCACCCAGTTGGGCACGTTGGTGGCCCACAGGGCAATCTTCTCGCCGGGCTGCACGCCCAGCGCCATCAGACCCCGTCCCAGCCTGTCCACCGTGTCGGCAAACTCGCTCCAGGTCTGCCGGTAATCGTGCCCCACATAAACAAGGGCCTCACGATCGGGGAAACGCATGACGGTCTCGTCCAGCATCTGGCCGAGAGTGCGTTCCTGCAGCTTGAATTCAGACATGTTCCGTTCCTTGACATCAGTGCGCGGAAAATCCGGGGCCAGAGGACGAACAGCCGGGCAGCCGCCGCCGTGAGAGCAAACCTCGACATGGAAGGTTCCCCGGAGGAATCTGCCATTTTCATCGCTTCCGTGGAAATGAAGGGACGAAAAAACCTCTCTCGGCAGCTTCCAGTCCGGACATCTTATGGCATTGCGGGCGCTTTCTCAAGGAAAAATGCAGTCCTTTCCCGTTTGCTCGTGCGGGGCGCTTTTCTTCGACGGCGGCGGAGGCTATACTGCGCGCCGGAGGATTGCATGAGGGCAAGGCACATCTACACGGTCACGGGTCAGGTTCAGGGCGTGGGGTTCAGACCCTTCATCTATCGGGAGGCGTCGCAGCTCGGGCTCACGGGA includes the following:
- a CDS encoding AMP-binding protein; the protein is MSEFKLQERTLGQMLDETVMRFPDREALVYVGHDYRQTWSEFADTVDRLGRGLMALGVQPGEKIALWATNVPNWVTLMFAAARIGATLLAVNTNYRDSELEYLIRQSECENFFCIDGFLDYDYVSALYRVIPNLKDQHEGELHCEKFPHLRRVMSLKDIPHPGVLPLSAILNRAGEISDAEYEARKAQVKPCDVVNMQYTSGTTGFPKGVMLTHVGIGNNGYCVGEREELTEQDRVIIPLPLFHCLGCVVGVLACVSHGATMVITETFSPERVMAAIQDEKCTGVYGVPSTYISMLGHRRFSQYDFSSLRFGLMSGSVCPEPLIRQVMDAMGLSAIVIPYGLTECSPVITMTGITESDEHRCRSVGSALEGVEVKLRDPVTHEIVPCNVQGEICCRGYNVMKGYFNMPEATAETIDGEGWLHTGDLGVMDEEGYLRITGRIKDMIVRGGENIYPREIEEFLLEMDAVRDVQVLGIPSRRYGEDVAAFLIPCEGKTVRPEDVRDFCRGRVAWHKIPRYVAVVNDFPKTANGKVQKFKLREMAAELFPNVK